The genomic region TACGTTAGCTGTGTACGAAAGTTAGAGAAATACAAGCCAATTTTTTCCAGAAATGTTCACTTACGGAGATTTTGCCATGAACTACTTCGTCACCGGGGCTTCAGGTTTTATCGGGCGTCGATTGGTTGCCCGGCTGCTGCAACGTGGTGGAACCGTATACGTACTCATGCGAGCACGGTCACTGGATAAATTAGAGCAGGTGCGCGATATCTGGGGCGCACAGTCTGATCCCGTTGTGCCCATAGTCGGCGATCTGACGGAAGCCAGTCTCGGAGTCTCGGGAAAGGATCTCAGGAGGCTGAAAGGGAAAATCGATCATTTCTTCCACCTGGCCGGCGGATACGACCTGAACGCAGATGGGGAAAGCCAGTACATCGCGAATGTGGAAGGCACGCGCCATACACTGGAGTTTGCCGAGGCGGTGGAGGCTGGCTGTTTCCATCACATGAGTTCCATCGCCGCTGCCGGAACTTACGACGGCGTCTTTCGGGAGGACATGTTCGATGAGGCCAGCGGTCTCAACCATCCTTACTTCCGCACTAAGCATGATTCTGAGGCGCTGGTACGCCAACAGTACAATCGGCCGTGGCGTGTCTACCGGCCAGGGGTTGTCGTTGGCGATTCGCAGAGCGGTGAGGTGGACAAAATTGATGGCCCCTACTTCCTCTTTAAGCTGATCCAGAAGATACGTAAAGCTCTGCCTCCCTGGATGCCCACTATCGGTCTCGAAGGTGGGCACTGGAACCTGGTACCGGTGGACTTCGTAGTAAACGCCATGGATCATATCGCCCATCTTGATGGCCAGGATGGCCAGTGCTTTCATCTCGTTGATCCCGAACCTCACTACCTGGGTGAGGTCCTCAATATCTTCGCCCGGGCGGGTCACGCGCCGACCATGACCATTCGTCTGAATGCACGCATGTTCGGTTTTATCCCTTCTTATGTCATAGAGGGCCTGGCCAAAGTCACGCCGGTGCGTCATATCACCAAACAGATACTCCAGGACCTCGGTATTCCCAAAGAATTATTTCAGTTTATTAACAAACCGACCCGCTTTGATTGCCGGGAGACGACAAAGGCATTGCAGGGCACTGACATCAAGGTGCCGCCCTTGGAGGACTATGCCTGGAAGTTGTGGGACTACTGGGAACGCCACATGGATCCCGACCTGTTTGTCGACCGAAGTCTGAGTGGCAAGGTCGGTGGCCGCATTGTCATGGTAACTGGTAGTTCGTCGGGTATCGGCAAGGCCACGGCGCTGAAACTGGCAAGTGTCGGCGCAACCGTTCTGCTGGTGGCCCGCGGCGAGGACAAATTGCGTGAGACACTAGAGGAGATCCAGTCTGCCGGCGGCTGCGCTTACAGCTACAGTTGCGACCTGTCGGACATGGCTGCCTGCGACAAGCTGATTAAACAGGCGTTGGAAGAACACGGAGGTGTCGATTTCCTTGTGAACAATGCCGGCCGCTCAATCCGGCGTTCCATTGCCCTTTCATTTCGCCGATTCCACGATTTCGAACGCACCATGCAGCTGAACTACTTTGGTTGCCTGCGCATGACCTTGGGCTTTCTGCCCTGCATGCTGAAACAGCGGCGTGGGCATATCATTAATATCTCCTCCATTGGCGTGTTGACCAATTCACCACGATTTTCCGCTTACGTTGCCTCCAAGGCGGCACTGGACGCTTTCTCACGCTGCGCAGGTGCAGAGTTCGCCGGTGAGGGGATCTATTTCACCACCATCAACATGCCATTAGTGCGCACCCCGATGATCGCAGCTACCAAGTTGTACCAGCACGTGCCTACGATCAGTCCTGAAGAAGCGGCTGACATGGTGGTCGAAGCCATCATCTACCAGCCAAAACGAATCGTCTCACGCCTGGGGAAAGCCATGTGGGTCGCCTACGCTATTGCGCCCAAATTGCTTGAAATCGTTATGAACACTGCCTTTCGGCTGTTCCCTGATTCCGCTGCCGCTATGGGGAAGCGGGAGGAAGAG from Gammaproteobacteria bacterium harbors:
- a CDS encoding SDR family oxidoreductase; the protein is MNYFVTGASGFIGRRLVARLLQRGGTVYVLMRARSLDKLEQVRDIWGAQSDPVVPIVGDLTEASLGVSGKDLRRLKGKIDHFFHLAGGYDLNADGESQYIANVEGTRHTLEFAEAVEAGCFHHMSSIAAAGTYDGVFREDMFDEASGLNHPYFRTKHDSEALVRQQYNRPWRVYRPGVVVGDSQSGEVDKIDGPYFLFKLIQKIRKALPPWMPTIGLEGGHWNLVPVDFVVNAMDHIAHLDGQDGQCFHLVDPEPHYLGEVLNIFARAGHAPTMTIRLNARMFGFIPSYVIEGLAKVTPVRHITKQILQDLGIPKELFQFINKPTRFDCRETTKALQGTDIKVPPLEDYAWKLWDYWERHMDPDLFVDRSLSGKVGGRIVMVTGSSSGIGKATALKLASVGATVLLVARGEDKLRETLEEIQSAGGCAYSYSCDLSDMAACDKLIKQALEEHGGVDFLVNNAGRSIRRSIALSFRRFHDFERTMQLNYFGCLRMTLGFLPCMLKQRRGHIINISSIGVLTNSPRFSAYVASKAALDAFSRCAGAEFAGEGIYFTTINMPLVRTPMIAATKLYQHVPTISPEEAADMVVEAIIYQPKRIVSRLGKAMWVAYAIAPKLLEIVMNTAFRLFPDSAAAMGKREEEVEPTPEQVAFAQLTRGIHW